In Flavobacterium sp., a single window of DNA contains:
- a CDS encoding peptidoglycan-binding protein LysM — protein sequence MIKKWYFYASLIVIITFLSLGFKPFSVETKPWFLTEKTDGSEYIYPSLEEDDYPKVNLNAPYTGNHLIGFKEAVAFKESQGKYRMVNSLGYMGKYQFGSKALRAIGVRNDKDFLKDPALQEKAFVALLSKNKWILRNEIRKYEGKVINGVEITESGILAAAHLGGAGSVKNFFKNGGNRHFRDAFGTSLKSYMRDFAGYDLSFIEADNNATIND from the coding sequence ATGATAAAGAAGTGGTATTTTTATGCGAGTTTAATCGTAATTATTACATTTTTAAGTTTGGGTTTTAAACCCTTTAGTGTCGAAACCAAACCGTGGTTTCTAACAGAAAAAACAGATGGATCAGAATACATTTATCCATCTTTAGAAGAGGATGACTATCCTAAAGTAAATCTAAACGCCCCATACACAGGAAATCATCTTATCGGTTTTAAAGAAGCAGTTGCTTTTAAAGAATCTCAGGGGAAATACCGAATGGTAAATTCACTGGGTTACATGGGAAAATATCAATTTGGTTCAAAAGCCTTAAGAGCTATCGGAGTCAGAAATGACAAAGACTTTCTAAAAGATCCTGCTTTACAGGAAAAAGCTTTTGTTGCATTATTATCCAAAAACAAATGGATTTTGCGCAATGAAATCAGAAAGTACGAAGGAAAAGTGATTAATGGTGTTGAAATTACTGAATCTGGTATTTTAGCAGCTGCCCATCTTGGAGGTGCAGGATCTGTAAAAAACTTTTTTAAGAACGGAGGAAACAGGCATTTTAGAGATGCTTTCGGAACTTCATTAAAAAGTTATATGCGTGATTTTGCAGGCTATGACCTTTCGTTT
- a CDS encoding DUF2279 domain-containing protein gives MNLKEYLFFSVLFISSFQSFSQNKIESFLTPSDTLNKKRQNAVIVTETALASATLLGLNQLWYADYPRSKFHFINDNNEWLQMDKVGHMYSSYHLGRFGAEMLNWSGADQKTQLIYGAGLGFAFLTAVEVLDGYSSEWGASSGDVIANATGTALYVSQELLWKEQRIIPKFSFHTTKYADIRPDALGKSLNEKILKDYNGQTYWLSVNLHSFAKETKIPKWFNVAFGYGAEGMLSGNVHDQNLNFAENPEIYRKFFLSFDVNLAKIDTKSHFLKTVFSVFNTIKIPAPTLEYSANKGFKAHALYF, from the coding sequence TTGAATTTAAAAGAATACCTTTTTTTTTCGGTTTTATTTATATCAAGCTTTCAATCTTTTTCTCAAAATAAGATTGAAAGCTTTTTAACTCCGTCAGATACTTTAAACAAAAAAAGACAAAATGCAGTAATTGTAACCGAAACCGCTTTGGCTTCTGCTACTTTATTGGGGTTAAATCAATTATGGTATGCTGATTATCCACGATCTAAATTTCATTTTATAAATGATAATAATGAATGGCTTCAAATGGATAAAGTAGGTCACATGTATTCTTCGTATCATTTAGGAAGATTTGGTGCCGAAATGCTAAACTGGAGCGGTGCAGATCAAAAAACGCAATTGATTTATGGGGCAGGTTTAGGTTTTGCTTTTTTAACTGCAGTAGAAGTTTTAGATGGATATTCATCAGAATGGGGAGCGTCTTCTGGAGATGTAATTGCAAATGCTACCGGAACTGCACTATATGTTTCGCAGGAATTATTGTGGAAAGAACAACGTATTATTCCAAAATTTTCTTTCCATACTACAAAATACGCTGATATTCGCCCAGATGCTTTAGGGAAATCGCTCAATGAGAAAATTTTAAAAGACTATAACGGACAAACTTATTGGCTTTCTGTAAATCTTCACTCTTTTGCAAAAGAAACCAAGATTCCGAAATGGTTTAATGTTGCTTTTGGATATGGAGCCGAAGGTATGTTGTCTGGAAATGTTCACGATCAAAATTTAAATTTTGCAGAAAATCCAGAAATATATCGTAAGTTTTTTCTTTCTTTTGATGTAAATTTAGCTAAAATTGACACAAAATCGCATTTTTTGAAAACAGTTTTTTCTGTTTTTAACACAATAAAAATTCCGGCGCCAACTCTCGAATACTCCGCCAATAAAGGCTTTAAGGCACATGCTCTATATTTTTGA
- the mltG gene encoding endolytic transglycosylase MltG, whose translation MKLKKIISLTAVAVISVLLIYGFILISRIFSSNTKFEEQEVYVHVPTGSDYSDVKKILAPYIKNFDNFELVASKRSYPENVKSGRFLLKKGMNNIDLVRAMRSNVPVKLAFNNQERLENFAGRVGSQIEADSTSLLKAFKDSTFLAQNGFNEENVFAMFIPNTYEVYWNTSAEKFRDKMIKEYHNFWTPQRIEQAKKQGLTPVQVSILASIVHKESVKKDERPRIAGVYLNRLRLEMPLQADPTVIYALKLRDNNFDQVIKRVFYNDLIMKSPYNTYVNIGLPPGPIAMADITALEAVLNPEKNDYIYFCASVDRFGYHEFASNYAEHTKNAKRYSDWIASQGVTR comes from the coding sequence AAAATTTGAAGAACAAGAAGTATACGTTCATGTTCCAACAGGATCTGACTACAGTGATGTAAAAAAAATATTAGCACCTTATATTAAAAACTTCGACAACTTTGAACTTGTGGCAAGTAAAAGAAGTTATCCGGAAAATGTAAAATCAGGTCGTTTTCTTCTTAAAAAAGGCATGAATAATATTGATTTAGTTCGTGCAATGCGATCAAATGTTCCGGTAAAATTGGCTTTTAATAATCAGGAACGTTTGGAGAATTTTGCCGGAAGAGTAGGTTCTCAAATCGAAGCTGACAGTACATCTTTATTGAAAGCTTTTAAAGATTCAACATTTTTAGCTCAAAACGGATTTAATGAAGAAAATGTTTTTGCGATGTTTATTCCAAATACGTATGAAGTTTATTGGAATACATCTGCAGAAAAATTCCGCGATAAAATGATCAAAGAATATCATAATTTCTGGACTCCGCAAAGAATTGAACAAGCAAAAAAACAAGGTTTAACTCCGGTTCAGGTTTCTATTTTAGCTTCAATTGTTCACAAAGAATCTGTGAAAAAAGATGAAAGACCACGTATTGCAGGAGTTTATTTAAACCGTCTTCGTTTAGAAATGCCATTGCAGGCAGATCCAACTGTGATTTACGCTTTAAAATTAAGAGACAATAATTTTGATCAGGTTATAAAAAGAGTTTTTTATAATGACTTGATTATGAAATCGCCATACAATACTTATGTAAACATAGGTCTTCCTCCAGGACCAATTGCAATGGCTGATATTACAGCTCTTGAAGCAGTTTTAAACCCGGAAAAGAATGATTATATCTATTTCTGTGCCAGTGTTGACCGTTTTGGTTATCATGAGTTTGCTTCAAATTATGCAGAACATACAAAAAATGCAAAAAGATATTCAGACTGGATTGCTAGTCAGGGCGTAACAAGATAG